One genomic region from Sphingobacterium sp. UGAL515B_05 encodes:
- the map gene encoding type I methionyl aminopeptidase, which produces MSITNETELTGIQKASDAVAITLKAMIAHAQVGMSTKELDEYGAEILKSMGANSAPALTYGFPGYTCISINNEFCHGIPTAERLLQEGDLINIDVSAELDGYWADNGCSFVIGKDIFQHEKLVKASKEILQKAINTIRGGVKIADIGHLIETEAKKRGYKVIKNLGGHGVGKSLHEEPDELLNYKNRFDQRRFRKNTVVAIETFISTTSTYATELNDGWTMVGDKGGFMAQHEHTILVTDGAPVILTAQNAIY; this is translated from the coding sequence ATGTCTATAACGAATGAAACAGAGCTAACAGGCATACAAAAAGCGAGCGATGCCGTTGCCATCACCTTAAAAGCTATGATAGCACATGCTCAAGTGGGTATGTCCACGAAAGAGCTTGACGAATACGGAGCCGAAATATTAAAAAGCATGGGTGCAAATTCTGCTCCTGCTCTTACCTATGGTTTCCCAGGTTACACCTGTATCAGTATAAACAACGAGTTTTGCCACGGAATACCTACTGCGGAAAGACTATTGCAAGAAGGTGATTTGATCAATATCGATGTATCTGCCGAACTGGATGGATATTGGGCCGATAATGGTTGTTCCTTTGTCATAGGAAAGGACATATTTCAACACGAAAAATTGGTAAAAGCATCAAAAGAAATTCTTCAAAAGGCAATCAATACTATTCGTGGTGGTGTGAAAATAGCCGATATTGGGCATCTCATAGAAACTGAAGCGAAAAAAAGAGGTTATAAAGTCATCAAGAACCTTGGCGGACATGGTGTAGGAAAAAGTCTGCACGAGGAACCCGATGAATTGCTTAACTATAAAAATCGCTTCGACCAACGGAGATTTCGAAAAAATACCGTTGTTGCTATTGAAACCTTTATTTCAACGACCTCCACATACGCGACCGAACTCAACGATGGCTGGACAATGGTTGGAGACAAAGGTGGATTCATGGCACAACATGAACATACAATTCTCGTTACTGATGGCGCTCCTGTTATATTAACGGCGCAGAATGCAATTTACTAA